CCGGTATCTCCGGTCGGAGAGTGTTACGAAAAGCCGACCGTCGTCCATACGTATTTCGTCAATCCGGGCTCCCGTGTAGGTCATGAAGCGGTAGAGACTGCCGCCTTCGTATAAAAAACACAGAAAGCCGTTAAAATGCCTTCTCCTCCAGGGGATTTTCGCTATCGAGAGCATGAACGAGGCTTCCCGGCCCGGAAAGGTGTTACCCTGCAGCCATATCCATGACTCGGGAAAGGAGACTCCCCAGTCCTTTTCGATATAGCCCCTTCCTCCTTCGAAGCCGATTGTATCGGAATCTATGGTTATGCTTCCCGAAAGCCGGTGTCCCATGGAGACGACTCCATGGTAACACTCCATCGAGGGGACGAACGAATACCATCCCATAATGCCGGGGGAAAGTATTTTTACGGGATAGGGGCGCGTGTCGACGAACTCGAGAGCGCCTTTGACGCGCGTTCCCCGGGAGGCTATGTCAAGCGACATACCTTCGGCGGAAAAGCGGCATGCGCCGATGCCAATCTCGAAGCGGTCATTACTCCATCTGAATTCGGACAGGTCGTACGAAAAATAGCGCGATTCGCCGGTCATCCCGTTGATCATCTGTATAAAGGCGTGGCGGTCTCCGGACAGTGAAATGCCGGGGATGAACGCAAGCACCCGGCGCAGGTCGGCCGATACCTGCTTGAAGTACCAGCCTTCGAAGTAGCCGTCCCTTTCGAGCGTGCCCTGGAATACGGCGGGATTGTAAGTCTTCGCTATCGTGGAATAAATACTCATCTGGCCCGATTCTACGGTGACGTGCGGAATTTTACAATTTAAAAAACAAATATTTCGTAAAACCGAAGCACTTGTCGACAATTATCCACAATGTAGACACAAACTAATCCACAATGCGATAATAACGCCGTTGTTCGGTCATACCGTGATATCATGTGTGCGACCTGATCATTAACGGATTATTATTAATATTTTTATTATGAACAACGCGAAAGCGTGTGGTGATTTGAGAGGTCGCGTGCGGGGGTTCCGGATAGGCGTTTTTTTCGTTTTTATTGTTCGCTTTTTCAAATTTTCATTGACTTTAAATTAATTTAAATATAAATGATTATCAATTAATTTCACAGAAATTAATTGATAATCCAATTGTTCCCATTGGCGCTTCCTGGACCGTATACATAGAAAAGGGAGAATCTCGTCGGCATGAAACATACCCATGGTGAAGCCGGGCGCCAGTGCGATAATGAAATTAATTTACTCGTTCGACAGGTCGTTTCAATGGATTTTTCCCGCGACAGGATCGCTAAAGAAATAGACAGAATGTTCGTGAATCTGCCGGGCGCCGAGAAATCGGCGCTGTTCTCCGTTGTGGTAAACCGCAGCTGCGAGCAGGCATGGATGTATGACGGACGTCCGCGTGCGGGTGGTTTCGTCAGGACGCTTGCTCGTTTCGACGACTCCGTTTCGATGGGCGGACTGGAAGGCTGCTATGCGGTCAGGCTGTGCAGATTCGTTGCGGAGACCATTAAAAAAAACGGAGCGCGGATGGTTCCCGGCAGATGCCTGGGGCAGGAGTTCTACGACGGTTGCGTCCGGGCCATCGCGGATACGGAACTGTTCAGGGAATCGGGTGATTCGGAGCTTCTGGAGATATATGCCAAGCAGTGCGTAATTATAATGAAGGCGGCGGGAATGATCGAAACCGCCGGCGCGTCCGCGCTTATCAGCCCGGAGTATACGGGGGAGAACATCTTTCCCGTCCTGTTTGCGGCGTTCTGGGGCAAGGTGCGCTGGGAGGACATCTTCCCCTCAAATCCGGCGGTGGCGCGCGAGCTCAGGCACAACAGGCACATACTGATCGACCTAATCATGCGGCAGAACGGCCGCTTCGACCTTGACTCTATTGCAGGCGAATTTTTCGATCTGACCGGCTTCGGCGCCCGCGACGACGTTTTTCTGATATCGTTCCTGGATTTTTACCTGTTCACCTGGTTCAGGCATTTCGCCCTGATTGAGTACGCCGACTCGAGCGAGTGTGACGCCGTGTGCATCCACACAACCGACCAGGGCAAAGCCTTTTTCAGACACCTCCAGCGCGTCTGATCGCGCAGTACGGCAATCCTAAAACGACGTTCTGCCAACTCCCATGAATGATCACGTGAAACGGCTCATAGAAACGCATGGCTCGGCGTTCCCGGACACGGGGCCGGGGCGGGTATTCTTCTGTCCGGGGCGGATCAACCTCATCGGCGAGCACGTCGATTACAACGGCGGTCATGTCCTGCCCGCGGCAATCGACAGGGCCGTGTACCTCTGCATGTCGAGGAATGCACAAAAATGCTTCCGTTTTAATGATGCGGGATTCGATGCATCGGGCGAGCTGCCGCTTTCACTTTTCAAGGGGGGCGCGGACGTGCCGAAGGTCTGGCTGTATCCGGCCGGGGCGCTCGCCCTGGTCCCAGGCGGCTGGGAAGAAGGCCTCGACCTGAGCTACCTGAGCACAATCCCGCCGGGAGCGGGCGTCTCGAGTTCGGCCGCGGTCACCACGGTCACACTCTACGGGGCGTTTTCGGTGCTCGGCATGACCATCGATATGGTCGAGCTGGCGAGAATGGGGCAGCGGGTGGAGCGGGACTATGCGGGGGTCGCCTGCGGCATAATGGACCAGTTCGCGGTCATTCACGGCAGAAAGGACAGCGCGATGTTGCTCGACACGCGCGACCTCTCATTCGAATACCTTCATATCAATTCGTCGCGCATCCATTTCGTACTCGTCAACAGCGGCATCAGGCATTCGCTCCGCGAAAGCGGCTACAACGACAGGCGAAAAGAATGCGAATCGGCGCTTGCGCTGTTGCGCGGCATGGGCGCCGGCATCGATCACCTCTGCGAACTGGGTCCGGCCGACTTCGAGCGGCTTGCGCCGGAATTGCCGGCCGTGGAGCAAAAACGCGCCCGACACGCGGTGACGGAGAACGCGCGCACACTCGAGTTCCATCGCCGGATGAGGTCTGGGGACTATACAGGGGCGGGCGCGTTGTTGTACGTGTCACACGCGAGCCTTAGGGACGATTTTGAGGTAAGTATTCTGGAATTGGACCGGCTGGTGGAATGGGCCGTGCCGGTGCCCGGTGTTTTCGGGTCGCGGATGATGGGCGGCGGCTTCGGCGGGTGCAGCATCACCATGGTCGACTCGGGCGCCGTGGAGGAATTCGTACGGAAGATCGAGGTAAAGTTTCGTGAGGCGCATGGCGCGGGGCCCCAGATTTTCGACTGCACCATCGGCGAGGGTGTCGGGGAACTCGAACCGTAAGGGAGCGTTATTCCGGCGGCCTTCGCGGGCGCGGCTACGCGGTAATACCATTATCCTGTATGATGTCCAGGCACAGGATCCGCTTGCGGAAATTGACGTCGCGGAAAGCGACCGAGACGGTGATGCAGATGTTCCGCGACGCGAGCGAGATGTAGGGCGCGGTGGTGTACTTGGCCAGCCCTGCCGCCAGCAAAAAGTAGTAATCTTTGGATGACTGGTCGGTCCCCCTTTTCCCCGGCTGGAAAAAGAACCCCTTCGAAGCGCTGCCGCTTATCCCGGTGAAAATGGTATCGCTTGCCTGTATGCCGTCCTCGTCAAGAATATAGGCGCATTCCAATTCGGGGTGCGGCCTGATGAGCGCCGCAAGCGTTGCGTCGTATTCCTCCTCGGAAATGCGCGAGAGCTCGCTTATGAGCGTATTGATGATCTGGTTGTAGCTTCGGTGTCGGAATTTCTTGGCGGTGATGCGCCGTACGGTCCCTTCCTTGAAGCTCGCGGCGACGGTATCAATCTTTTCGTCAATGCCGTCCATGAGTGTTTCCATCTGAGGTCCGGGTTTCGCGAAATAATACCCCTGCAGCATGTCGACACCGAGCTCGAGTGCGATGACAGCCTCGTCCATCGTCTCGACGCCCTCGGCGATGACGAGCGAGCCGATGCGGTGGGCCAGGGCGACGAGCGATTTGACGATTTCGCCGCTGTGATACTGCCCGGCGGCGCTCTGAACAAGCGACTTGTCAATTTTAAGGATGTCGGGCTTGATGATCGAGATGCGGTCGAGATTCGACAGCCCCGTGCCTATGTCGTCGAGGGCGATGAGGAATCCGTACCCCCGGTAGAGTGCCACGAATTTTTCAAGGGCCTCGATGTTTCTTATTTTCGACTCGATGATTTCAATGAGCACCTTGCCGGGCTGCATGCCGAGCGAACGGGCGAGTTCCCTGAGATGATTTGAGCCGACCGTTCCCTCGTCGAGTATTGATGGATCGAGATTGACCGAGAGAATGTAACGGTCGGGATCGTTATTGAACGCGCCGAAACCTTCAAACGCCTTCGCCCGGCAGAGGCGGTCGAGGTCTGTGGTGAGATTTTTCTTTTCGGCCGCTTCGAATAGCGCCTGAGGAGGGACCAGGTCGGCGCCTGTTTCCGCGACGCCCCGGCCCAGGGCCTCGAAGCCGAGTACCGATTTTTTTTTAACCGAAATGATCGGCTGAAAAAAGGAAACAATATCCCCTCTGTCAAGAATTCCGCGAATATCGATAACGTTTTCGGTCCTGTGCATTGGAAACCCCGCAGGGCAGGTTAGTTCGTACGTATGTTATACATGCCTGTCCCGGACGGCTATTTATTCAAGGAAAGGAAGCGGAGAATGTCAACAAATAAGATTATTTTACCTTCCATTAACAAAACGCCCGTCGCCTGAAGGCGGACAATGGCGCGGGGTGATCAATCGGGAGATCGCGGATCGAAGGCGGTTTCGTATTCCATTGAGAGGTATTTACACAGGACTTCATCGGTAATATAGCCCTCCTCGACGAGGATCATGCCGATGAGTTTGTTGGAATTCTTATGGATGTCGAGCGACCGGCAGGCCTGCTCGGGAGTGAGTTCGTTGTTACCGACGAGAATGTCTAACAGTACCGGTTTAGCCATAGCCTTACCCCGTTGGTGAGCCTTTCGACGGCGGCGGCCGCCGTGATGCGGGCAAGCAGGGATCTTTATATTTCCTTCCGGTTCCGCAAAACACCGCGGTGCGATGCGACGCCTGACGGGCTGTGGGCGATGCTGGACTCGAACCAGTGACCTCCTGCATGTGAGGCAGGCGCTCTAACCGACTGAGCTAATCGCCCCGTCGCGAAAACCATGGCGTTCCAACGGCGGATGTCAAGCATTATCGAAAAAAAGCGATTCGCCTTTTCAGTTAAGGATGCTTTTTCTCGCCTCGAAAAGGATGTCGATCGCCCTGTCCGAATCCCCCGCCAGGAGATAGCAGAGGCTGAGGCTGAGCAGACCGTCCCGGTCTCCGGGTATCGCCTTTTCTTCCAGCGCGGCGATCTTGTCCTCAATCGTCCCATACCGGTCGGTGTAGATCTCGAGGGGGATCGAGCGGATGAATTCGTCGTAGGAGCGGTAGTCGTCTCCTTCGTCCCGAAGCGATTTGATTTCGCTCAGGGACTCGTCGAGGCGGTTCATGCGATAGAGGACGTCCGCGCGGAGTTTTCTCGCGCCGCCGTTGGCGGAGTCCGCGGCGAGGATGCGGTCTATGAGGTCGAGTGAATGTTCGTAGTTCTTCCTGTCCAGCTCGATGATGGCGAGCGCGGTGAGCGCCACCCGGTTGCCGGAATCGAGCTCGAGCACCCGCGCGAAGCAGGACTCCGCGGCCGCGTGGTTGCGCAGGCGGCTGAACGAAAGGCCCATGACCAGGAGGGTGAGCGTGAACGAGCCATTCTGTCTTCTGGATTTTTCGAGCTCCAGCACGGCCTGCTTGTATTCGCCCGTCTTGTAAAGAAGGCTTCCCATGTTGAAGTGGACAAGGTAATCGTCGCCCAGATCGAGCGCCTTGCGGTAGCAGTCCATCGCCTCGCTGAGGCGGTTCATGCGCGAGTAGAGCGATCCGAGGTTAAGGTACGCCTCCCTGTTCGAGGCGTCGATTTCGATCGCCGCCATATATTCGTGCATCGCCATGATGTAGTTCCCCTCCTTCTCGAACTGCAGGGCGTTGTTAAACCGTTCGAGCGACGCGAAATTGTGCATGCGCCTCCTGCTGTGTCAAACCAGCGGCTTTCAGCGCCCCGGGAACGGTCCCGTTCTCCTGATACAGTATCGGCCGCTTCGGGGCGAGGGAAAAGCGAAAATATTATGTCCCCACGACAATGGCGCCGGGCGCGGCGCTGATGCGTTAAAACTGGATGTAAACGAATTCGCAGTCGTTTTTTCCGTGATTGCTCCATTTCTCGATAAAGGAGCGCTCGAGGAGGATGGAGTCGCCCTTGCGGAACAGGTGCTCCTCTCCGTCGACGGTAA
The window above is part of the Spirochaetota bacterium genome. Proteins encoded here:
- a CDS encoding tocopherol cyclase family protein; the protein is MSIYSTIAKTYNPAVFQGTLERDGYFEGWYFKQVSADLRRVLAFIPGISLSGDRHAFIQMINGMTGESRYFSYDLSEFRWSNDRFEIGIGACRFSAEGMSLDIASRGTRVKGALEFVDTRPYPVKILSPGIMGWYSFVPSMECYHGVVSMGHRLSGSITIDSDTIGFEGGRGYIEKDWGVSFPESWIWLQGNTFPGREASFMLSIAKIPWRRRHFNGFLCFLYEGGSLYRFMTYTGARIDEIRMDDGRLFVTLSDRRYRLSVKARQLATGALAAPAMGTMNRPIKECGNASLEVRLEDSAGRVFFEGNDATAGMEAVGDVINLMRRK
- a CDS encoding tetratricopeptide repeat protein is translated as MHNFASLERFNNALQFEKEGNYIMAMHEYMAAIEIDASNREAYLNLGSLYSRMNRLSEAMDCYRKALDLGDDYLVHFNMGSLLYKTGEYKQAVLELEKSRRQNGSFTLTLLVMGLSFSRLRNHAAAESCFARVLELDSGNRVALTALAIIELDRKNYEHSLDLIDRILAADSANGGARKLRADVLYRMNRLDESLSEIKSLRDEGDDYRSYDEFIRSIPLEIYTDRYGTIEDKIAALEEKAIPGDRDGLLSLSLCYLLAGDSDRAIDILFEARKSILN
- the galK gene encoding galactokinase is translated as MKRLIETHGSAFPDTGPGRVFFCPGRINLIGEHVDYNGGHVLPAAIDRAVYLCMSRNAQKCFRFNDAGFDASGELPLSLFKGGADVPKVWLYPAGALALVPGGWEEGLDLSYLSTIPPGAGVSSSAAVTTVTLYGAFSVLGMTIDMVELARMGQRVERDYAGVACGIMDQFAVIHGRKDSAMLLDTRDLSFEYLHINSSRIHFVLVNSGIRHSLRESGYNDRRKECESALALLRGMGAGIDHLCELGPADFERLAPELPAVEQKRARHAVTENARTLEFHRRMRSGDYTGAGALLYVSHASLRDDFEVSILELDRLVEWAVPVPGVFGSRMMGGGFGGCSITMVDSGAVEEFVRKIEVKFREAHGAGPQIFDCTIGEGVGELEP
- a CDS encoding EAL domain-containing protein, producing the protein MHRTENVIDIRGILDRGDIVSFFQPIISVKKKSVLGFEALGRGVAETGADLVPPQALFEAAEKKNLTTDLDRLCRAKAFEGFGAFNNDPDRYILSVNLDPSILDEGTVGSNHLRELARSLGMQPGKVLIEIIESKIRNIEALEKFVALYRGYGFLIALDDIGTGLSNLDRISIIKPDILKIDKSLVQSAAGQYHSGEIVKSLVALAHRIGSLVIAEGVETMDEAVIALELGVDMLQGYYFAKPGPQMETLMDGIDEKIDTVAASFKEGTVRRITAKKFRHRSYNQIINTLISELSRISEEEYDATLAALIRPHPELECAYILDEDGIQASDTIFTGISGSASKGFFFQPGKRGTDQSSKDYYFLLAAGLAKYTTAPYISLASRNICITVSVAFRDVNFRKRILCLDIIQDNGITA